DNA sequence from the Salminus brasiliensis chromosome 3, fSalBra1.hap2, whole genome shotgun sequence genome:
cacacacacacacatatatatacacacacatacacacatatatacacacacacacacacacatatatatacacacacacacacacacacacacacacacacacacacacacatatacacacacacacacatatatatatatacacacacacacacacacatatatatacacacacacacatatatatatacacacacacacaaacacacacacacacatatacacacacacatatatatacacacacatatatatatacacacacacacatatatatacacacacacatatatatacacacacacacacacacacacatatatatacacacacacacatatatacacacacacacacacatatacacacacacacacacacacatatatatacacacacatacacacatatatacacacacacacacacatatatatacacacacacacacacacatatatatacacacacacacacatatatatacacacacacacacacacacatatacacacacacatacacacaagcgtGCGCGCGCGTGCACGCGGGGGAAAGAGGGAAAGCAGAGCTGCAGGAAAAGCTGGGCCTGTTCTCGTAAGTGACGTGACCGGAGGGGGGCGCGTGGTGAGTCATGTAATGGGCTCGGCGCGAGCTGGAGGACCTTTCCTTTTCCTGACCCTTTCCTTCACCCCCAGCGTTTCCCGCTCGTGCTCCAACTTCACAGGTAAAAAGCGAGCACGCGCGCAGGGACCGTGACGTCAGCGTTGTTTGGGTTTGACTTCCCGTAAAGTTTTAATTTCAGAAACTGAAACTTTCCCACAAGAGCTTCATCCTGCAGAATATCCCCCCACACCAGACTTCAGTTACACTCTCTTATACAGTTACACaaatacagctacagctacatccCATTCAAATGTAGAGTAATTAAAAGAGAGTAAAGTGAAATGTAAGTATTGTAGAATATAAAACAGTGTGGTAGATTTTAgttatgttgtatttatgtatttgtttatatatagaaGTGTATATTCAAAAGGGTTTTCCCTGCCAGCTGTTTGCCATCTattgtgcatttgcatttgttcagaataaatgtaaattaaagatagaatagtgtaaaatataaatattaataatataacacAGTTTATTTGTTAAGTTTACGCTATATTTACCTATATATTAAAGTTATGTAGAGTTATGTTATGTTTTCCATCTATTGCTGATATGGCATTTTTCACTTAaaactttaataaaaaatattgtaaaaatattgtaaaaaatgtTGTAAATATTTTTGTAGAATATAAAACAATGAGGTAGATTTCAGTTATGTTGTATTTGCATGTTGCATTAATCGCTTTtgaagttatatatatatataaaagtatgtGTATAGCAATGCAAAttaactgtttttttaatagTGTTAGCATCTCAAATGGGTTACCAGAAATATCACTTAGTTTCTGTAAGTATGGACTCTGTTTCTCACAAATTAAAAATTGaatatatttagttattaaaTCTGTTATATTTACTTATATATTAGTTATGTTATATTTTGCCTGTTGTTTTCCATCTATTTGCCATTTTCACTTAAAATTCACTTTAAATCTAAAACAATATAGTAGATTTTAGTTATGTTGTTTTTGAGTATTtttttacttatatatatatttacttatatataatatatacatatattacatttataagtCATAACTGCCAGCTGTTTGCCATCTATTTTGCATATTTGCCATTTTTTACTTGAAATTTAGATTCAAAATATTGTAGAATATACAAATTAATATAGTAGTTTCTTAGTTATGTTGGATTTACATATTTGTTTacatggaagaatttatatttaCGTTTATTTACACGTTTGTTTGCCATCTATTGTGCATTTGCCATTTGTTCAAAAAACGTAAATTAACGATATAATAGTGTAGAATATTTACTATAACAGTTTAATTGTTAAATGTATGTTAGATTTGcttatatattaaaattatgTGTAGGTTTGCCACCCATTGTTCCTTAGAATTAGATTGTATCatatttatgttatgtttttatatctttattaaatcaaatcaaagttgAATTATTTTTCAAGCATACTTTTAgtcaaattaaaaaagaaacagtaaaattattaacattataatCAATAAAGTGATTTTTAATGCAGTATATAATCACAATCCTTGTAAATACGCATAATTTAACATCGCGGTGCTGTTTGTCGCCCCTTGTGGTCATACACGAGAACTGCAGCCTGACTCCTGAACAGCAGAAGGCGCTGTAAGCCGGACACCTGGGCTGATGATGACCGTATATGAGTATTTATAAACCTCTTATGTTATTTACGTCCTAGATATTGAGACCACGCGCAGAAATAGAGattaattctgtttatttcatttgGAGAAGGGTTTGATTCCGCTGCGTATTTTCTTTGCGCTTCATcaccagcatcatcatcatcatcatcatcatcagcagcagcaccatTAGCTACTAAAACCCAGCGAATCCAGCATGGATCCCAACGGCACAGCTGCTTTCCCTGTCCAGCTCTACATTTATGACCTGTCGAGAGGAATGGCTCGCCAGCTGAGCCCCATCATGCTGGGTGAGTGGAGCAGAGACCGTGTGAACGGCGTGCAGGAGGTGTATGAACCGATTGAGCTGGatttgtttgttattattaataataaaaatattaatagtgatttttttttatgtttatcaaGAACATAAGGTCTATTTCTCTCCTTATGGATAACCCATTTAACCTGCTGACACGTATTTACTGCTGATTTCCTAATTCGCCAGCCTTATGttcgaattgtccgttccaccttaaatggtgcagcagttacagtacTAGCGCCTGAGGCGCCTGAGGCGCTAgtactgtaactgctgcaccatttaaggtggaacggacaattcgaaCATAAGGCTGGCGAATTGGATGCCAACTTAAGAATTAAGCCTCATTAATGCCCCATTTTCTTAAAAATATCACTTAGCATTTCAAATTAATATCTTATATTCTCTAAAATATCGATAACTATCCAATATAATTAAGTATTTCCTCAGAAACATCTCAAAATAAGGACGTCTGTTCTCAGAAATAGCCATCAGGCTCGAGCAATGCAGATTACTTCATCATTTTATAAACGAAATAGTGACTTTTtgcttaaatattaatttaaaaagtcaaaaataaGAACTTAATTTCTCACAAATATCACCTTTAATTCCAAATTAGTGCATTTGTTTCTTAAAATTCTCTAAATAATGTCTGTTTtctctaaaatattaattaacatcatattataatttaaaaaattcaTGACAAATCTCAAAATAAGGACCTAATTTCTCACAAATATCACTTAACATCTCAAAATAAGGCATTAGTTTCTTAAAAATTGCTAAATGTCTATTTtctctaaaataataattaatatcttattatattttaaaataaggaCCTATTTGTTTCACAAATCTCACCTttcatctcaaaatactgcatttgtttcttaatttctttctaaataatgtatattttctctaaaataataattaacatcTTATTATAATCACTTTTTAATGAcaaatctcaaaataatgacctCTTTTTCAAAATTATCACCTTTAATCTCAGAATAGTGCATTCGTCTTTTTTAATGTCTATTTTCTCTAAAATATTGATTAACATCCTATTATAATCACTTTCCCTGGCAAATCTCAAAATAAGGACTTAATTTCTCACAAATATTGCTTACCATCTCAAAATAAGGCTTTAGTTTCTTAAAATTCTCTAAATAATGGCTTATTTTGTCAATAATATCAATAGTATCACAAATTAATCAGGGAATAAGGTATTAGTTTATTTAGAATTAGAATATTtagtattaatatatatatatatttaatgatatatcatgtttttcattaaaatctcAAATCTTTCTAAGTAATGGCTTCTTTGTCAAAAATATCAATTGCATTGCAAATTAATTAAAAGGCATTCATTTATGAGAATTCTCTTAAAAATggcttattttattaattaatgtctCATTATAATAACTTTTCTTCTAATAAGTATTTACATTCTCACAAATTTCACTTATCATCTGATAATTATTGCATATTCTCTAAATAATGGATGATTTTTTCCCAAAATATCAATAGCATTGCAAATGAATCACTTTTTTCCTCAAAactttctgaagaaacaaacaTTTCTTCAGAACCACCACTATTATCTAAAAACAAGAACATATCTTCAAAtttctttagttatttagtATAGTTTAAGTTTATGTTACCAGtttctgtaaatattatataaatatgattTTGGTCATGTTGGGATGTTTCTAGAATGATTTCATTCACTGTTTGTTAACGTTTCCGTAACATTTATTTGTGCAATAGACTATTGGACTTATGGGTTGTTTAACTTATTGAACTACTATATTGGACTTATTAAGTTGTTATATATAATAAGTCGCCAGCTGTTGGCCATCTATTGTGCATTTGCCatattttcaaaataaatataaatacaagataaaatattgtagaatatttaatataaatcattttagttattatatagtTGTAAAGTAATTCTATATTTACTTATctattaaaattatttgtatacCAATGCAAATTAActgcttattttatttttatttttttatgtgctAGTGTCCCAAATTGGTGCCTTATGTTACCAGAAATATCACTTACTCTACTAACTCTGTAAACCATTATAATATCATTTTCTGAACATTCCTGGAACTTTATTTCTGTAAGGATACAGACTAACCTTCCTGAAAATGTTAAGAAAAATGTTGGTAAATGTTCTAATAACGTCTGATAGCTGGAAACATGGCAGAATTATgacatcatcatgatcatttttataaaaataaaaaaaacataagttGAAGTaagttgtggttggtgtggcgcaacagataacaccactacctgccagtgagctatcacaccacgtgggaggctggggttcgattcctggtctgggtgactgtgctgcgctacaccaataatagtccttgggcaagactcctaacactacacccgcctctgtaatacgggtaaccctgtaagtctctcagctaaatgctgtaaatgtaaatgtaacactttaatgaaggactggtCCAATAAACTAGGTGTAGGATGGGAACTGGAGATACTGGCCTTCCTCCAGGGGACGACTGGACATGGTGAAGCTGCTTAAACACATGAAGAAATGACCAGAAATCACAGCGGATCCTTTATTAATCAATTAGTGTTTATTCCAGTGTCAGTGTCTAATAACTGATAAACCTACCGTCCAGATAAACAGCTCATAACACCGTTGATTAGGATGCCAGAGATTTCTGTGTGTACATAATTGTGAGCGAGCGAAGgagtgagggggagagagcgagggagtgagggggagagagcgagggagtgaGGGGGATGTAAAACAGTCCAGAGGTTTCTGCTGATGCTCTATTGAGAGCTAATGAGTTTCTCTTTTCCTCAGTTTTCTCACAGCACGGCTACCATAGCAACATCTGCCAGCCTTAACAGTGATGGTGTTAATATTATGATGTCTGTTAAAGCGTCTGACGAGCGGAAAGTCCTTGAGTCCGCTGGGCCTTTCATATCTCTTCATATCGAGACGTTCAGAAGCTTCAGAATTCTGCAGTCTGACCCTGATCCAGCTTCCCGGCCTCCAGAGTCTCCAGTGATCTCCTTCAGAGGGGTTAAACACCTCACGAGTGAACCAGGAGGTTTAATAAGGGTTAACTGGCACGGCTGCTCCCAGCTGATCATACTGTGTTTATGCTAATTATGCTCACATCAAACCACCATTCCCTGACCAGCCACCAGTCCACCAGCGCAGGAGCGGGTTACTGTATTTCCTGCAGTGTGGGAGCCCGACGGATCCGTCGATCATCTCTGAAGCATCAGAATCGGAGACTGTTCATATCCAGCTGTTCAGCTCTGTAACAGTAACAGATGTAATACGCCACTGCTAACGTTGCTAGCTGTTACCATGGCAATAATGACTGGAAAATACTGGGAATTAACTCATGTACACTCTCAGCACTCTGAAACTGAACTCAGTAATTTAACaaatcatattttattataaaagatgcaagtaaatatttaaaaaatgatattaataataattgaatgCATGGAATTGTTCAATTCTGATCCAAAATGATTCAGATGATTCAGTTTAAATTCAAATCTGTTCACATTATTCCATTTCAGATGCAAAATAATCCAGATTAGTCGATTCACATGTGAAATGATCCGGATTATGCAAATTCAGATTATTCAGTTCAAATCCAACCTTTTCCAGATTATTTCGTTCagatacaaaataattcagATGATTCTGTTCAAATCCATACTTGCAAAATAGTCCAGATGAAGCCATTCAGAATCAAAATAATCCAGATTAATCAGTTCACATATACAATTATCCACATTATTACATTCAGATACACAATGATTctgatttttattaaattatattatatattatattatccaGATTATTCAGTTCAGATACAAAATTACTTACAAAAAGGAAGTTAATTTAGTTCTTTAGTTTAGGAATTTTTGGTTTACCTAAAACtgtactcacaaacacacacacacacacacacacacacacacacacacagctatttATCTATCGGCTTTGAAAGTAGTGCTGTAGTGTATCCTACACTGTCTTCAAAAATACAGTGAGTATAAACAggaaatattatttatttatttatttatttattttatggcaAAGGTTCCTGATTCCTCCTGGTAGCAGAACCAGTGTAATTAGAAGTTGTAGGAACTGTGTGAGTGTGGACAGTCTTTGGtgagaatgatgatggtgatggttgATGTTGAGCTGGACGATGTTGAGCTGGACGATACTGAGCCTGACCTCCTCTGCTTTCTGTTTTCACAGGGAAGCAGCTGGATGGAATCTGGTGAGTCTCGCTGAACTGCAGGTTGTCTCTTAGCCTGATTCCTCTGTGGTGTGTTTCTCTGattgtgtaacagggtggtaattaCAGGTTAATCAGTTCTGCTGGTCTTCCTGCAGGCATACGTCCATAGTGGTGTACGGGGAGGAGTTCTTCTTTGGAGGCGTGGGCATCTCCAGCTGCCCCCCAGTAAGCCTCCCCACCTCATTCACactgcaggggggggggggggggctaggggcttttattagagctttgTTAGACATACAGAACCTCAGCTGGATATGAAAAGGGTTGTagatgaaggtgtgtgtgtgtgtgtgtgtgtttgcagggtGGTACTATGCTTGGCCCACCCGACACAGTGGTGGAGTTGGGGAACACTGAGGTGACTGAGGAGATCTTTATGGACTACCTGTCTTCACTTGGAGAGACCACATATAGGTGAGTCTGTAGAAGACTGTGGAGAAGAACcataagaaccacttttgggtctGTGAAGAACCAGGTTTGTGAGTGTCAAGACCCTTTTAAAGGTCTCGAGAACCTtcccttgatgtaaaggttcttcaccaaatttccaggttcttcatggaacctaaagtggttcttctgcagcATCTCTTAAAGAatcctttgaagcacctttatttttaagagcgaaCTGAGACAttccatatggacaaaagtattgggacacctgcccattcactcattgtttcttctgaaatcaaggctattaaaaagagctctctctctctctctctctctacagaggGGAAAGGTACAGGCTGTTTGAGCACAACTGCAACACCTTCACTAATGAAGTGGCTCAGTTTCTAACGGGCATGAAGATTCCCTCCTACATCACAGACCTGCCGTCTGAGGTGCTCTCCACGTAAGTGTtctccacacacatacagtcaagAGCCACTGAGCGAACACAGCGCAAACTAGGACATAACGTGGGCACAGAATCATAGAATCAGAACCCTCCTGGTGTACGATGGTCCCGTCCTCCAACCAGTGACCCTTATCACCCACAGCATAACTGCCTGGTGTGGAATATACTTTGGGCTGAACCCTTCGCTGTTGGGATGGAGCTACTCCACCTTATCCCAGCCTAATAACGAAGGGCAACGAGGTGATCCACCTCAAGTCCACTCACTTAGTGAAGGCATCAGACAGTTCTCCAGTGCCTGGACTGCTGGACGTCTTCTATCCAGTGTCTCACCTGTTTGCagctcctcctagcactagcagtgctcaCGAAACTGGGAGAGTAAGGGCTTAACCCACAGCTCCTTCGATAcattcgagcttcaagtacgacaccctctgaggaaagcactgggtccccaattccaccacaccagctaacagacgcctgtgccaccATGCATTACTGTGCTCTGCCAGATCAGGAGCTAATGGccagttcagctcagttcagctcagAGTTAAAGCCAATGTTACAGCCATTTATGCAAATTTGGAgagtttaaataaatatgaatatttattgtcattattaacaacaattattaataactaaacttaaattctccctctctctctctatctccctctctctctttctctctctctctctcatccaccAGCCCATTCGGTCAGGTTTTGAGGCCCATCCTGGACTCCATCCATATTGCGCCCCCTGGTGGAAACGTCATCAACAGCCAAAACAATCACAGCTAGACCCAGCTTTTCAATCAGCTCTTTACACTctcaacactcacacactcacaaaacaCACAGGCTATCTGTACAACAGCACACACAttcttttcacacacacacacacacgctgttcCATGCTACACATGTTACCAGCTTGTGGGTCAGCTTAACCAGCTGTTCTGGGATCAGTTCTCGTCCT
Encoded proteins:
- the desi1a gene encoding desumoylating isopeptidase 1, whose protein sequence is MDPNGTAAFPVQLYIYDLSRGMARQLSPIMLGKQLDGIWHTSIVVYGEEFFFGGVGISSCPPGGTMLGPPDTVVELGNTEVTEEIFMDYLSSLGETTYRGERYRLFEHNCNTFTNEVAQFLTGMKIPSYITDLPSEVLSTPFGQVLRPILDSIHIAPPGGNVINSQNNHS